The following proteins come from a genomic window of Triticum aestivum cultivar Chinese Spring chromosome 6A, IWGSC CS RefSeq v2.1, whole genome shotgun sequence:
- the LOC123131480 gene encoding programmed cell death protein 7 isoform X1, whose product MAPADGKDAPPPPRPPPPPAGPALPGGAEEYVRDSIEASLGLPVPDRSLRAKLAASEDLRRRLQDRVFALEEELHAAARRIDLLKNESAMNAEGIRRCVEEKEAVAAARDQLAAHAARLEKECGLYERDLERAMESCDELARESDDLRNRLRDAPDLTEQVQALQRDKEILKTNLNKAEEEVKLLFEENRALDEANKRLLCLLEKEQKHRSERKHSASNSTKQKRKSSSLKDTSPVGLAIDFNSADASRQPLLPLQPNSPDCRVHKK is encoded by the exons ATGGCGCCGGCCGACGGCAAGGACGCGCCCCCTCCTCCCCGCCCCCCGCCTCCCCCCGCCGGGCCGGCCCTccccggcggcgcggaggagtacGTGCGCGACTCCATCGAGGCCTCCCTCGGCCTCCCCGTGCCCGACCGCTCGCTCCGAGCCAAGCTCGCCGCCTCCGAGgacctgcgccgccgcctccaggACCGCGTCTTCGCGCTCGAGGAGGAactccacgccgccgcccgccgcatcGACCTCCTCAAG AACGAGTCGGCGATGAACGCGGAGGGGATCCGGCGGTGCGTGGAGGAGAAGGAGGCCGTGGCGGCCGCGCGCGACCAGCTCGCCGCCCACGCCGCCAGGCTCGAGAAGGAGTGCGGCCTCTACGagcgcgacctggagcgcgccaTGGAGTCCTGCGACGAGCTCGCCAGGGAGAGCGACGACCTGCGCAACCGCCTCAGGGACGCCCCCGAC CTTACTGAACAAGTGCAAGCGCTGCAGAGGGACAAGGAGATACTCAAGACCAACCTAAACAAAGCAGAGGAGGAG GTTAAGTTGCTATTCGAGGAGAACAGAGCCCTCGACGAAGCCAACAAGAGGCTGCTGTGCTTGCTGGAGAAGGAGCAGAAGCATCGGTCCGAAAGAAAGCACTCGGCCAGTAATTCCACCAAG CAGAAACGCAAGTCGTCGAGCCTCAAGGACACGAGCCCGGTCGGCCTGGCCATCGATTTCAACAGTGCGGACGCGTCGAGGCAGCCCCTGTTGCCCTTGCAGCCAAACTCTCCGGACTGCAGGGTCCATAAGAAGTGA
- the LOC123131480 gene encoding programmed cell death protein 7 isoform X2, translated as MAPADGKDAPPPPRPPPPPAGPALPGGAEEYVRDSIEASLGLPVPDRSLRAKLAASEDLRRRLQDRVFALEEELHAAARRIDLLKNESAMNAEGIRRCVEEKEAVAAARDQLAAHAARLEKECGLYERDLERAMESCDELARESDDLRNRLRDAPDLTEQVQALQRDKEILKTNLNKAEEEVKLLFEENRALDEANKRLLCLLEKEQKHRSERKHSASNSTKKRKSSSLKDTSPVGLAIDFNSADASRQPLLPLQPNSPDCRVHKK; from the exons ATGGCGCCGGCCGACGGCAAGGACGCGCCCCCTCCTCCCCGCCCCCCGCCTCCCCCCGCCGGGCCGGCCCTccccggcggcgcggaggagtacGTGCGCGACTCCATCGAGGCCTCCCTCGGCCTCCCCGTGCCCGACCGCTCGCTCCGAGCCAAGCTCGCCGCCTCCGAGgacctgcgccgccgcctccaggACCGCGTCTTCGCGCTCGAGGAGGAactccacgccgccgcccgccgcatcGACCTCCTCAAG AACGAGTCGGCGATGAACGCGGAGGGGATCCGGCGGTGCGTGGAGGAGAAGGAGGCCGTGGCGGCCGCGCGCGACCAGCTCGCCGCCCACGCCGCCAGGCTCGAGAAGGAGTGCGGCCTCTACGagcgcgacctggagcgcgccaTGGAGTCCTGCGACGAGCTCGCCAGGGAGAGCGACGACCTGCGCAACCGCCTCAGGGACGCCCCCGAC CTTACTGAACAAGTGCAAGCGCTGCAGAGGGACAAGGAGATACTCAAGACCAACCTAAACAAAGCAGAGGAGGAG GTTAAGTTGCTATTCGAGGAGAACAGAGCCCTCGACGAAGCCAACAAGAGGCTGCTGTGCTTGCTGGAGAAGGAGCAGAAGCATCGGTCCGAAAGAAAGCACTCGGCCAGTAATTCCACCAAG AAACGCAAGTCGTCGAGCCTCAAGGACACGAGCCCGGTCGGCCTGGCCATCGATTTCAACAGTGCGGACGCGTCGAGGCAGCCCCTGTTGCCCTTGCAGCCAAACTCTCCGGACTGCAGGGTCCATAAGAAGTGA
- the LOC123129210 gene encoding sucrose synthase 7 — MASSSSSSSYMPLRRSDSVADMMPEALRQSRYQMKRCFQRYVSKGRRLMKNQQLMEELEASAGDDKPEKARLAEGFLGYVICSTQEAVVLPPLVAFAVRTNPGVWEFIRVHSGDLSVEEITPSAYLKCKETLYDEKWARDDNSLEVDFGALDLSTPHLTLPSSIGNGMQFVSRFMSSKLSGKPESMKPLLDYLLALNYRGEKLMISDTLDTADKLQTALLLAEVFISSLEKSTPYQQFEQRFQEWGLEKGWGDTAETCRETLNFLSEVLQAPDPINMEKFFSRVPSVFNIVIFSIHGYFGQEKVLGLPDTGGQVVYILDQVRALEQELLQRIRKQGLNVTPRILVLTRLIPDAKGTKCNVELEPVEHTKHSSILRVPFKTDDGKDLRQWVSRFDIYPYLERYAQDSSVKILDILEGKPDMVIGNYTDGNLVASLLSSKLGVTQGTIAHALEKTKYEDSDVKWREMDHKYHFSCQFTADMIAMNTSDFIIASTYQEIAGSKDKPGQYESHYAFTMPGLCRYATGVNVFDPKFNIAAPGADQSVYFPFTQKQARLTDLHPQIEELLYSKEDNDEHLGYLQDRSRPIIFSMARLDKVKNITGLVEWYGENKKLRDLVNLVIVGGLLEPSQSNDREEIEEINKMHSLMDKYQLKGQIRWIKAQTERVRNGELYRCIADTRGAFVQPALYEAFGLTVIEAMNCGLPTFATNQGGPAEIIVNEVSGFHINPLNGKEASDKIAAFFQKCKEDPTYWNKMSTAGLQRIYECYTWQIYATKVLNMGSMYGFWRTLNKEERQAKQLYLQMFYNLQFRQLVKTVPKVGEQPAQPTTGSTAPARIAPRPRERRPRTRIQRIATNLFGPVLPPSNFSQDAA, encoded by the exons atggcctcctcctcctcctcctcctcctacatgCCCCTCAGGAGGTCCGACAGCGTCGCCGACATGATGCCCGAGGCGCTGCGCCAGAGCCGCTACCAGATGAAGAGGTGCTTCCAGAG GTACGTCTCCAAGGGCAGGAGGCTGATGAAGAACCAGCAGCTGATGGAGGAGCTGGAGGCGTCGGCGGGCGACGACAAGCCCGAGAAGGCCAGGCTCGCCGAGGGCTTCCTCGGCTACGTCATCTGCTCCACGCAGGAGGCCGTCGTGCTCCCTCCCCTCGTCGCCTTCGCCGTCCGGACCAACCCCGGCGTCTGGGAGTTCATCAGGGTGCACTCCGGGGACCTCTCCGTCGAGGAGATCACGCCATCCGCTTACCTCAAGTGCAAGGAGACCCTCTACGACGAAAAATG GGCGCGCGATGATAACTCGCTGGAGGTCGATTTCGGCGCGCTGGACCTCTCCACGCCTCACCTGACGCTGCCGTCGTCCATCGGGAATGGGATGCAGTTCGTCTCCCGGTTCATGTCCTCGAAGCTAAGCGGCAAGCCGGAGAGCATGAAGCCGCTGCTGGACTACCTGCTCGCGCTGAACTACCGTGGCGAA AAACTGATGATCAGCGACACCCTAGACACCGCCGACAAGCTTCAAACAGCATTGCTTCTCGCAGAGGTCTTTATCTCCAGCCTAGAGAAGAGCACACCGTACCAGCAGTTTGAACAAAG GTTTCAGGAGTGGGGTTTGGAGAAGGGGTGGGGTGACACTGCCGAAACATGCAGAGAAACACTCAACTTCCTCTCCGAAGTGCTCCAGGCGCCGgatcccatcaacatggagaagttcTTCAGCAGGGTGCCGTCGGTGTTCAACATCGTCATCTTCTCCATCCATGGTTACTTTGGTCAAGAGAAGGTCCTTGGGTTGCCAGACACCGGTGGTCAG GTAGTTTACATCCTGGACCAAGTTAGAGCTCTTGAACAGGAATTGTTGCAAAGAATCAGGAAGCAGGGCCTGAACGTTACCCCGAGGATTCTTGTG TTAACAAGACTCATACCGGACGCAAAGGGCACCAAGTGCAACGTTGAGCTTGAACCGGTCGAGCACACGAAACACTCGAGCATCCTCCGCGTGCCATTCAAAACTGACGATGGGAAAGATCTTCGTCAGTGGGTCTCCCGGTTTGACATTTATCCTTACCTGGAGAGATATGCTCAG GATTCTTCTGTCAAGATTCTTGACATTCTGGAGGGGAAGCCAGACATGGTCATCGGCAATTACACCGATGGCAATCTAGTAGCATCCCTCTTGTCGAGCAAGCTAGGAGTTACCCAG GGAACGATCGCACATGCTCTTGAGAAGACAAAGTACGAGGATTCGGATGTCAAGTGGAGAGAAATGGATCACAAGTACCATTTCTCCTGCCAATTTACTGCcgacatgattgccatgaacacTAGCGACTTCATCATCGCTAGCACCTACCAAGAAATAGCAGGAAG CAAAGACAAACCAGGCCAGTATGAGAGCCACTACGCCTTCACAATGCCAGGGCTGTGTCGCTACGCCACAGGCGTCAACGTCTTTGACCCCAAGTTCAACATCGCCGCCCCAGGCGCTGATCAATCTGTTTACTTCCCCTTCACGCAAAAGCAGGCACGGCTGACAGACCTGCACCCCCAAATCGAGGAGCTACTCTACAGCAAGGAGGACAATGATGAGCACTT AGGGTACCTACAAGACAGAAGCAGGCCAATCATTTTCTCTATGGCAAGGCTTGACAAGGTGAAGAACATTACCGGGCTGGTCGAGTGGTATGGTGAGAACAAGAAGCTCAGGGACCTTGTCAACCTGGTCATCGTTGGGGGGCTCCTGGAACCTTCACAGTCAAATGACAGAGAAGAGATCGAGGAGATCAACAAGATGCACAGCTTGATGGACAAGTACCAGCTCAAGGGACAGATCCGCTGGATCAAAGCACAGACCGAGCGCGTGCGCAACGGTGAGCTGTACCGTTGCATTGCAGACACCAGGGGCGCCTTCGTTCAG CCTGCACTCTACGAGGCATTTGGACTGACGGTCATCGAGGCGATGAACTGTGGGCTGCCAACCTTTGCAACAAATCAAGGAGGACCCGCAGAAATCATCGTCAATGAGGTTTCGGGTTTCCACATCAACCCACTCAACGGCAAGGAGGCAAGCGACAAGATAGCAGCCTTCTTTCAGAAATGCAAGGAGGACCCCACCTACTGGAACAAGATGTCCACTGCTGGACTCCAGCGCATCTATGAGTG TTACACGTGGCAGATTTACGCAACTAAAGTTCTGAACATGGGGTCGATGTACGGCTTCTGGAGGACTCTGAACAAGGAAGAGAGGCAGGCCAAACAGCTCTACCTACAGATGTTCTACAACCTTCAGTTCAGGCAGCTG GTGAAGACTGTCCCGAAGGTGGGCGAACAACCCGCACAGCCTACGACGGGAAGCACGGCGCCCGCTAGGATTGCGCCGAGGCCAAGAGAAAG AAGGCCACGGACGAGGATTCAGAG GATAGCGACCAACTTATTCGGCCCAGTGCTCCCACCCTCCAACTTCTCCCAGGATGCAGCCTGA